In the Prinia subflava isolate CZ2003 ecotype Zambia unplaced genomic scaffold, Cam_Psub_1.2 scaffold_331_NEW, whole genome shotgun sequence genome, tccaggagtcCCACagactccaggagctccagagaTTCCAGAGGCTCCAGGGATCTGGGGGCTCCAGGAGTTCCAAGGGTTCCAGAGGCTCCGGGGACTCCGAGGATCTCAGAGGCTCTGGGAGTTCCAAGGACTCCAGGGGTTCCAGGGGCTTCGGTTtttccaggggctccaggagccCCAGAAACTCCAGGGACTCCAGAGGTTCCAGAGGCTCCAGGGATCTGGGGGCTCCAGAGGCTCCAGGTGCTCCAGGGTCTCCAAGGACTCCAGGGGTTCCAGAGGCTCGAGGGTCTCTGggggctccaggggctccaggaccTCTGGGTgctccagggctctgggggGGTCCCGGAGCTCCAGGGgttccaggggctccagggtctctgggggctccaggggctccaggagctccGGGTGTTCCAGGGTTCTGGGGgttccaggggctccagggttCTGGGGgttccaggggctccagggttCTGGGCATTCCCGGGGCTCCAGGGGTTCCTGACCAGTTTCCCCCCATAAATTCCAGCCGAGCTCCCAGTCCCGGTGTTTATTCCCTCCCCGGCATTTCCCCGGCAGCTCCCGGCCCTTGGCACCGGGACAGGatccccgcccgcccgcgggaGCCGTGCCAGGGCCTGAGAGACCGAGCTCTGTGCGGGCAAAGAGCGCCGCGCTCCATCAACCCCGCGGGGACAATGTCGCGATTGTCGCGATTGTCACCTCGCCAGCGGGACCGGCCGCTCCTCCTTTGGCTCCCCAAGGGCACAATCCCgtctgttccttttccttttccttttccttttccttttccttttccttttccttttccttttccttttccttttccttttccttttccttttccttttccttttccttttccttttccttttccttttccttttccttttccttttccttttccttttccttttccttttccttttccttttcctttcccttttcattttccttctccttctccttctccttctccttctccttctccttctccttctccttctccttctccttctccttctccttctccttctcctttccctttccctttccctttccctttccctttcccttttccctttccttttttccttttttccattcatttccccccttttttccctttttccctttttcccttttcccctttttccctttttccctttttccctttttccctttttccctttttccctttttcccttttccccttttcccctttttccctttttcccttccctttttttccttttttctgttaattcccccctttttttccctttcccccctctttttctgcctttttctccttttccaaaggttttTCCCGCAGGGAACCCTCCGGGTTTTCCCCCCTCATTCCCACCCCAAAGGGGCGGATTTGGGTtcctgccccgctccccgggGGGGTTTTTGGAACCTTTTTGGGTGAAAATCCCGAATTTTTCACTCCTGCGCCGGGACCCGGGGTGGGCACAGCAGAAATTCCTGCTCGGCTcaggaaaaatctgatttacGGCTGGAGAAAcaattcctgcagctgcaggtggatTAAAacgcgcccggccccgcccaaggaataaacaaacaaacaaataaataaatttgtgtGGAGGCACAAAAATTCCATTTCCGTGATGGAGAAAGGATTGGATTTAAAATTggttttaaaatctgattttaaaaccTGGATTTAAACCCCTCCTGTTAAACGAGGACCTGGCCGGGCAGGGAGGATCTCGCAATTCTGAATTTTCCCAtcttatttcacttttttttttccctaaaaatccCTGGAATTTCCACGCGTTTTTCCCTCTCCCGCTGCCGGGAGGGATTTGTGGTGCAAAAATCatcacaatttttattttctgtatttttgggTCTGTTCTCAGCATTCCAGAGCCTCGaattcctctccctgccctctctggTTTTATCCCGCCCTGGGAAAACCAcggagaaataaaataattataattaaaattaaaattaaacccAACATCCCTTTGCTAGCCTCCGCCGAAAGGTTTAAATAAATTGAGTTTTAAATCAATATATTCTATTATTGTATGAATAAATATCAATATAATCATTAAGCTGTTAATGTTGCTAGAGTAATAACTGTattaattaatataatattAACACATTGGATTTATTGTAACcgtaaaaattaacaaaaagtCAACTTgatgatatttttatttaatatctgTTGATGAATGTAACCCAAAAAGTTGTGGAAAGGCGTCaaaaaaatgtgaataaaatcATAAATTTATCTTTTCTGTCTTGTAGGGATGAGAAAAATTCATTCCCGCCCTTGCCCTGGGTTTAGTttgtcccaaatcccaaaaaaacccccaaaaaactccaaaaaaatttccaaaaccccccaaaaaccaacaacaaacccaCCTCAAACCCCACcgagaaaacaacagaaaaaaaaaggagaaataattattaaattattaaaaattaattttttttaaccttttccaCTCAATCCCTGCATTGCCCGAATTCCCCAAATCCCGaggtttttcctccctccctctccggGATAATCCAAATTTTTTACCCATCCCGGGAAAATGGGTGcgattttttccctctctctctttgctGCCGCGTTAATGAATCAAATTAATTAAATCCCAATCATTAATTAAAATTCGATCGACCCCAAGTGCCCCAGGAATGCCCAGAGGGGGAAAATTTCTGCAGGGATTTCCGGATTTTCGGGAACAAAGGCGGCGCCGTAATTCCGATTATTTCACTTTcgatttcttcttttctttccttttcttcccgATAAATTCATCGGGGAGGGGGAGCGGGAACCGCTTGGAAAAATCCGAATTTTCCTTCTGGAATCGTTtctgggatggaattccagcTTCCAGACGCCTTTTCCATCGCAATTTTATATTTTCCCATCAAAATTTTACCTTTTCCCacccaaatttctttttttcccaccccaatttcattttttcccaccccaatttcattttttgccaccccaattttatattttcccatcaaaattttaccttttcccacccaaattttaccttttcccaccccaatttcatttttttcccatcacatccattcatttttcattaattttccacgtttctttcatttcccccatttttccttcatttccccccattttccattcattttccattcattttccattcattttccattcatttttcattcatttttcattaatttttcattcattttccattcatttttcattcattttccattcattttccatttttccctcatttccccccatttttccttccttttcctccacctccctcccttttccattatttttttcccatttaatttccttcattCTCCTTAACTCTCCTTCACTTTTCATTAATCAgcaattaatttaataaatcaATTAACAAATAGGTGGAATTTCGTAAATGGATAATAAACGAATAAATGAACAAATAGATGACAAATGAATAAACggatgaataaataaataaacagaattaataaatgaataaattaattaataaattaataaataaattaataaatggaTAGATAAATGGATGGATAAATGAATAAATGTattaataaatgaataaataaatgaataaacaaatgaataaatgaataaataaattaataaatgaataaatggaTAGATAAATGGATGGATAAATGAATAAATGTattaataaatgaataaatgaataaataaattaataaattaataaataaatgaataaatgaataaatggaTAGATAAATGGATGGATAAATGAATAAAtgtattaataaattaataaatgaataaataaattaataaatgaataaataaatgaataaacaaatgaataaatgaataaataaatgaataaatgaataaatggaTAGATAAATGGATGGATAAATTAATAAATGGATGGATAAATGAATAAATGTattaataaatgaataaatgaataaatgaatgaataaacaaatgaataaatgaataaataaattaataaatgaataaatggatagataaatgaataaatgaataaataaatgaataaacaaatgaataaatgaataaataaagaataaacaaaagaataaacaaatgaataaatgaataaataaattaataaatgaataaataaatgaataaacaaatgaataaatgaataaataaatgaataaatgaataaataaatgaataaataaatgaataaatgagtCGATGCCAAAGGTCAGCGCCTCCAAATGAGCATTAATTAGCAGAATTTTAATGAACttctgccagagctgcagcacgAATTGAGGCTCCCCTGCCGTGGGATTGGGGcctaaaaagaggaaaaaaatcgGAATTTTAGGGCTGAGAAGGGACCAGAACAAAtccccacaaaaaaatccctttttccctgtttttctcctcacttttctttcccagctggcgtttccaaggaaataaaaatgaaaaataaacccaatgaaaagaataattcataaaaaaaagggaagagattCCTGCTGGGGGTTGGTTCTGGGAATTCAGCGCGGCAGGGAAGCGACACCGGGAAAAATCCAAAGTTTTGTGGgcagggattgggatgggaAATCGGCTCTGAGGGGAACCGGGGCTggaaatccaaggaaaaatCCGATTTTGGGTGGATCCTGATGGAAATCCAAcggaaaatcagattttgggTGGATATTGGGATGGAAATCCAatggaaaatcagattttgggTGGATCCTGCAATGGAAATCCAATAGAAATTTGGGGTTTGAGTTGATCTGGATGGAAATCCAATGGAAAATCAGCTCCGAGATGGAAACCTGTGGAAAATCGGCTTTGGGTGGATCCTGGGATGGAAATCCAatggaaaatcagattttgggTGGACCCTGATGGAAATCCAATGGAAATTTGGCTTTTGAGTGGATATTGGGATGGAAAACCAgtagaaaaatcagattttgggTGGATCCTGCAATGGAAATCCAATGGAAATTTGGCTTTTGAGTTGGTCCAGATGGAAATCCAATGGAAAATCTGCTCTGGGATGGAAATCCAatggaaaatcagattttgggTGGATCCTGATGGAAATCCAatggaaaatcagattttgggTGGATATTGGGATGGAAAACCAgtggaaaatcagattttgggTGGCTCCTGATGGAAATCCAATGGAAATTTGGCTTTTGGGTGGATCCTGGGATGGAAATCCAatggaaaatcagattttgggTGGATATTGGGATGGAAATCCAatggaaaatcagattttgagTGGATATTGGGATGGAAATCCAatggaaaatcagattttgggTGGAtcctgggatggaattcctaTGGAAAATCGGCTGTGAGGTGGATCCTGCCAAAAACTGGAAGGAATTGCCAAGAACTGGGAAggaattggggaaaaaatggaaggaattgggaaaaaatggaaggaattgctcaaaaaatggaaggaattgggaaaaaattggAAGGAATTGgagaaaaaatggaaggaatTCCCAACAATTCCCAGGTTAACGCTGAGATTTCAGGCTGGAATTGAGCCTGGAATTTGGGATATTTCAGGTGGAGACGCCCCTGGATCGCAAATTCTCAGGGAATAATTGAATTAAAGAGATTTCaaatattccttttcctttcattttctattaattttccatcatttttcattcctttccttaatttttcactcatttttcttatttttttcactaatttcccttcatttttcattaatttctcttcatttttcattaatttcccttcatttttaattaatttcccttcatttttcattgcttttccttaattttcactcatttcccttcattttccattcatatcccttcatttttttgctatttttccttcatttttcgctatttttccttcatttttaattctttttattttattttttgttatttttttcttaatttctcaTTCTCATTTCCTTTCCCCTCGTGCTGCAAACCCCAACCCTGAGATAATTCCGAGATAATTCCGAGATAATTCCGAGATAATTCCGAGATAATTCCGAGATAATTCCGAGATAATTCCGAGATAATTCCGAGATAATTCAGATTTTGGTGCCCCCTCCGTGCTCCCCACCTGCCtcaaacaaccccaaatcccgatttttttgggaaaagaCCAAAAACCCTGGaatggaataaataaattttccCCCTCTAAGCactgaaaactggaaaatatcaaaaaaattctcatttctggCAGGAGATTTaccctgtgctgcctctgtcaaggtttttcctgacaaaaaataaatttcctggAGCTCCTTTGTCATTCCCGATAAATCAAAACCTTCAAATGAACAAATCCTTCACCCCTGAGaggctgaaaatgaaaaattggggatttgggggctttttttgcACCTCTGGATGATGAACGGGAGGTGCTGAGtcagaggggaaaataaaaataaaaataaaaataaaaataaaaataaaaataaaaataaaaaataaaataaaaataaaaaataaaataaaaataaaaaataaaataaaaataaaaataagaataaaaataaaaataagaataaaaataaaaatagaaataaaaataaaaatagaaataaaaataaaaatagaaataaaaataaaaatagaaataaaaataaaaatagaaataaaaataaaaatagaaataaaaataaaaataaaaataaaaataaaaataaaaataaaagggaattattctgatttttctgctgagcgcagagag is a window encoding:
- the LOC134565343 gene encoding collagen alpha-4(IV) chain-like, which translates into the protein MTGMRIIKFSYRTPGAPGAPRIPGPPEAPRIPGAPRIPGAPGVPGAWRPAGAPGTPGLWGLPSSQGLQESHRLQELQRFQRLQGSGGSRSSKGSRGSGDSEDLRGSGSSKDSRGSRGFGFSRGSRSPRNSRDSRGSRGSRDLGAPEAPGAPGSPRTPGVPEARGSLGAPGAPGPLGAPGLWGGPGAPGVPGAPGSLGAPGAPGAPGVPGFWGFQGLQGSGGSRGSRVLGIPGAPGVPDQFPPINSSRAPSPGVYSLPGISPAAPGPWHRDRIPARPREPCQGLRDRALCGQRAPRSINPAGTMSRLSRLSPRQRDRPLLLWLPKGTIPSVPFPFPFPFPFPFPFPFPFPFPFPFPFPFPFPFPFPFPFPFPFPFPFPFPFPFPFPFPFPFPFHFPSPSPSPSPSPSPSVGGAPEGAGLRRGRGSRGGRCGLALSSRAAPLDDVTQAD